The bacterium genome has a window encoding:
- a CDS encoding O-antigen ligase family protein, translating to MSGYAGTLSQYLLFIMFGYIIYRSIREPILLTIPFITSALFKQWVLSNEIVFLGLDYTVFTVFLIGVAFIIMLFQRDAAPIRFPLWASMALGVIVLVSVYTYYSSQGSSDSDRSFYKFLFFGLTGFLSPIILIRRERDLRSFINVLTALITLLVFIAIILGDSVEERARALEGSTITTSIFSAVMVTMVTYRMIVESNARNNILWILLIVFGLIGMLITGSRGPFQQLLLITPFILFINPKYYSRPLIAVAVMVLVVLISYTYLLDFKAVSRTLTPNIEGASIQYRLNAWSFITSNWMDAPILGHGIGYLEARYDIQAHSLMLDLLFSGGLISLVAYIVMVVNVIVYWKTRPRILRFTSLDTSVCQIFLVALLHYSISINGQSLESIRFVFFWSGASLAASWLAHHTGEMKMNEYQRLKQESLQRDGLLDARSAKI from the coding sequence ATGAGTGGATATGCTGGAACCCTTTCACAATATCTCTTGTTTATCATGTTCGGTTACATCATATATCGAAGTATCCGTGAACCGATCCTGTTGACAATCCCCTTCATCACCTCTGCATTGTTTAAGCAGTGGGTCTTGAGTAACGAGATCGTTTTCTTAGGTCTTGATTACACTGTTTTCACCGTATTTTTGATTGGTGTAGCCTTCATTATCATGTTGTTTCAACGGGACGCGGCACCAATACGATTCCCGTTATGGGCTTCGATGGCTTTAGGTGTGATCGTGTTGGTATCGGTCTATACCTATTATTCCAGTCAAGGCAGTTCCGATTCGGATCGCAGTTTCTACAAGTTTCTGTTTTTTGGTCTCACCGGTTTTCTTTCGCCGATAATACTAATCCGGCGCGAGCGCGACCTTCGTTCTTTCATCAATGTATTGACGGCTCTAATCACACTACTGGTGTTTATCGCGATTATCCTGGGTGACAGTGTTGAGGAAAGAGCCCGGGCATTGGAAGGCAGTACCATCACAACCAGTATCTTTAGCGCGGTAATGGTAACAATGGTGACTTACCGGATGATTGTGGAAAGCAACGCACGAAACAACATCCTTTGGATACTTCTCATCGTTTTCGGTTTGATTGGTATGTTGATAACCGGTTCGCGAGGACCGTTTCAGCAGCTTCTACTCATCACTCCCTTCATTCTTTTCATTAATCCCAAATACTACTCCCGACCCTTGATTGCAGTTGCGGTAATGGTGTTAGTGGTGCTAATTAGTTATACCTATTTACTTGATTTCAAAGCAGTTAGCCGTACATTAACACCCAACATCGAAGGGGCAAGTATTCAGTACCGGTTGAATGCGTGGTCTTTCATCACATCGAATTGGATGGACGCGCCAATTTTAGGACACGGCATCGGATACTTAGAAGCACGGTATGATATTCAAGCCCATAGCTTGATGCTTGATTTACTATTCTCAGGAGGACTCATTTCGTTGGTCGCTTATATCGTGATGGTAGTTAACGTAATCGTTTACTGGAAAACGCGACCACGGATATTGCGGTTTACATCGCTTGACACTTCTGTATGCCAAATTTTTCTGGTTGCGTTACTCCACTACTCCATTTCGATCAATGGTCAATCGTTGGAATCGATTCGATTCGTCTTCTTTTGGAGCGGTGCGTCACTGGCTGCTAGTTGGTTGGCTCACCATACCGGTGAGATGAAAATGAACGAATACCAACGGTTAAAACAAGAATCCCTGCAACGTGACGGACTTCTCGATGCAAGGAGCGCCAAAATATGA